One part of the Quercus lobata isolate SW786 chromosome 7, ValleyOak3.0 Primary Assembly, whole genome shotgun sequence genome encodes these proteins:
- the LOC115953550 gene encoding dihydroneopterin aldolase 1-like isoform X2, producing the protein MDVVAIAKGDKLILRGLKLHGYHGVKPEERTLGQKFLVDVDAWLDLRQAGKSDCLSDTISYTDIYRIVEEIVEGPAQNLLESVAQRIASATFTKHPQISAIRVKVGKPHVAVPGSVDYLGVEILRYRSVDASN; encoded by the exons ATGGATGTTGTTGCAATAGCAAAGGGAGACAAACTCATATTGAGGGGGTTGAAGTTGCATGGGTATCATGGGGTGAAGCCAGAGGAAAGGACGCTGGGTCAGAAGTTCTTGGTGGATGTTGATGCCTGGTTGGACCTTCGGCAGGCTGGTAAATCTGATTGCTTGTCAGATACTATTAGTTATACTGATATTTACCG AATAGTTGAAGAAATTGTGGAAGGACCTGCTCAGAATCTTCTAGAGTCAGTGGCTCAACGCATTGCGTCTGCCACTTTTACGAAGCACCCCCAGATCTCTGCTATTCGTGTGAAAGTTGGAAAGCCTCATGTTGCTGTTCCTGGTTCTGTTGACTACTTGGGTGTTGAGATTCTTAGATACAGAAGTGTAGATGCATCAAACTGA
- the LOC115953550 gene encoding dihydroneopterin aldolase 2-like isoform X1, which produces MQKPSSGARMDVVAIAKGDKLILRGLKLHGYHGVKPEERTLGQKFLVDVDAWLDLRQAGKSDCLSDTISYTDIYRIVEEIVEGPAQNLLESVAQRIASATFTKHPQISAIRVKVGKPHVAVPGSVDYLGVEILRYRSVDASN; this is translated from the exons ATGCAAAAACCCAGTAgcg GAGCAAGGATGGATGTTGTTGCAATAGCAAAGGGAGACAAACTCATATTGAGGGGGTTGAAGTTGCATGGGTATCATGGGGTGAAGCCAGAGGAAAGGACGCTGGGTCAGAAGTTCTTGGTGGATGTTGATGCCTGGTTGGACCTTCGGCAGGCTGGTAAATCTGATTGCTTGTCAGATACTATTAGTTATACTGATATTTACCG AATAGTTGAAGAAATTGTGGAAGGACCTGCTCAGAATCTTCTAGAGTCAGTGGCTCAACGCATTGCGTCTGCCACTTTTACGAAGCACCCCCAGATCTCTGCTATTCGTGTGAAAGTTGGAAAGCCTCATGTTGCTGTTCCTGGTTCTGTTGACTACTTGGGTGTTGAGATTCTTAGATACAGAAGTGTAGATGCATCAAACTGA
- the LOC115953549 gene encoding uncharacterized protein LOC115953549 isoform X1 gives MVGWQRHIHFVLSRVGKRVEHSYNLSANFSSSRLESSFSPAFAGELTYLQRLWRPPSANISRPFYQYFQQLGISSSRKLLAESSEEKAIPSPLTPVLAINSGKSEDQNQKVVSKPSKVQAILKGIKQSPKKVNLVAALVRGMRVEDALLQLQVTVKRAAKTVYQVIHSARANATHNHGLDLDRLLVAEAFVGKGFYRKRVSYHAKGKCGVKERPECRLTVVVREMTAEEEAEIARLRVHNFRKLTKRERRLVPHKLIETTSIWNRKGKGKANSHEPSGMAT, from the exons ATGGTGGGCTGGCAGAGACACATACACTTTGTACTTAGTCGTGTTGGGAAAAGAGTGGAACATAGTTACAATTTATCTGccaacttttcttcttctcgCTTAGAATCTTCTTTTTCACCAG CTTTTGCAGGTGAATTAACTTATCTTCAGAGACTATGGAGACCCCCTTCTGCAAACATCTCAAGGCCCTTTTATCAGTATTTTCAACAATTG GGAATTTCCAGTTCGAGGAAGTTACTAGCAGAATCATCTGAGGAAAAAGCCATTCCATCTCCATTGACTCCTGTATTGGCAATAAATAGTGGAAAAAGCGAAGACCAGAACCAGAAAGTTGTCTCTAAGCCTTCAAAAGTTCAAGCTATATTGAAGGGCATTAAACAG AGTCCAAAAAAGGTCAATTTGGTTGCTGCATTAGTTCGTGGGATGCGAGTTGAGGATGCACTGTTGCAGTTGCAAGTAACAGTAAAGCGAGCAGCAAAAACTGTGTATCAG GTTATCCACTCAGCCCGAGCAAATGCAACTCATAACCATGGATTGGATCTAGACCGTCTCCTTGTTG CTGAGGCATTTGTTGGGAAGGGGTTCTATAGAAAAAGAGTTTCCTATCATGCTAAAGGAAAATGTGGAGTCAAAGAGAGACCCGAGTGCCGACTAACAGTGGTAGTGAGGGAGATGACTGCTGAAGAGGAGGCCGAGATAGCTAGACTTAGAGTCCACAACTTCCGCAAGCTTACTAAGCGAGAAAGGCGGCTTGTACCTCATAAGCTTATTGAGACGACTTCTATCTGGAATCGCAAAGGCAAAGGCAAAGCCAACAGTCATGAACCAAGTGGTATGGCTACATGA
- the LOC115953549 gene encoding uncharacterized protein LOC115953549 isoform X2 — translation MVGWQRHIHFVLSRVGKRVEHSYNLSANFSSSRLESSFSPGELTYLQRLWRPPSANISRPFYQYFQQLGISSSRKLLAESSEEKAIPSPLTPVLAINSGKSEDQNQKVVSKPSKVQAILKGIKQSPKKVNLVAALVRGMRVEDALLQLQVTVKRAAKTVYQVIHSARANATHNHGLDLDRLLVAEAFVGKGFYRKRVSYHAKGKCGVKERPECRLTVVVREMTAEEEAEIARLRVHNFRKLTKRERRLVPHKLIETTSIWNRKGKGKANSHEPSGMAT, via the exons ATGGTGGGCTGGCAGAGACACATACACTTTGTACTTAGTCGTGTTGGGAAAAGAGTGGAACATAGTTACAATTTATCTGccaacttttcttcttctcgCTTAGAATCTTCTTTTTCACCAG GTGAATTAACTTATCTTCAGAGACTATGGAGACCCCCTTCTGCAAACATCTCAAGGCCCTTTTATCAGTATTTTCAACAATTG GGAATTTCCAGTTCGAGGAAGTTACTAGCAGAATCATCTGAGGAAAAAGCCATTCCATCTCCATTGACTCCTGTATTGGCAATAAATAGTGGAAAAAGCGAAGACCAGAACCAGAAAGTTGTCTCTAAGCCTTCAAAAGTTCAAGCTATATTGAAGGGCATTAAACAG AGTCCAAAAAAGGTCAATTTGGTTGCTGCATTAGTTCGTGGGATGCGAGTTGAGGATGCACTGTTGCAGTTGCAAGTAACAGTAAAGCGAGCAGCAAAAACTGTGTATCAG GTTATCCACTCAGCCCGAGCAAATGCAACTCATAACCATGGATTGGATCTAGACCGTCTCCTTGTTG CTGAGGCATTTGTTGGGAAGGGGTTCTATAGAAAAAGAGTTTCCTATCATGCTAAAGGAAAATGTGGAGTCAAAGAGAGACCCGAGTGCCGACTAACAGTGGTAGTGAGGGAGATGACTGCTGAAGAGGAGGCCGAGATAGCTAGACTTAGAGTCCACAACTTCCGCAAGCTTACTAAGCGAGAAAGGCGGCTTGTACCTCATAAGCTTATTGAGACGACTTCTATCTGGAATCGCAAAGGCAAAGGCAAAGCCAACAGTCATGAACCAAGTGGTATGGCTACATGA